ATCGCGCAGCGTCACGTCCTGGATGTAAAGCTTGTCGCCTGCTTCGACGTTGAGTTTACCGGTCATTGTCTGGATCTCCTCAAGCGTTCGCCGCAGCAGCCAGACGGCGCTGTGCCAGCAGTTCGCCCGTGGCCTTGGCGGCCGCGGTCATGATGTCGAGATTGCCCGAATAGCTGGGCAGGTAATCGCCTGCGCCTTCCACTTCGAGCATGATCATCGTCTTGATGCCGGTGAACTCGCCCATGCCGGGGATCTTCAGCTTGTTGTTGTCGCCAAAGCGTTCAAACTGCACTTCCTGCTTCAGACGGTAGCCGGGGACGTACTTCTGCACTTCGGCCGCCATCTCCTTGACCGACTGGCGGATCGCTTCTTCGTCCGCGCCTTCCGACAGCGTGAAGACCGTATCGCGCATGATCATCGGCGGTTCGGCAGGGTTCAAAATGATGATCGCCTTGCCCTTGGTCGCGCCGCCGACCTTTTCGATGGCATTGGCCGTGGTGCGGGTGAACTCGTCGATATTGGCACGCGTGCCCGGCCCTGCCGAACGCGAGGACACCGAAGCGACGATTTCTGCGTAGTGGACCTTGGCCACGCGGCTGACGGCCGCGACCATCGGGATCGTCGCCTGCCCGCCGCAAGTCACCATGTTGACGTTGGGCGCATCGAGGTTCTCGGTCATGTTGACCGGCGGAATGGTGAAGGGGCCAATCGCGGCAGGCGTCAGGTCGACCACCTGAATGCCATCGGCGCGCAGCGCCTCGTCATGAACCTTGTGGGCATAGGCGCTGGTCGCATCGAAGGCGATCCCGATTTCAGGATAGACCGACAGCTTCTTCAGCCCCTCGATCCCTTCATGCGTCGTCGCAATCCCGTGCGAACGCGCCATCGCCAGACCTTCGCTCGCCTCGTCAATCCCAACAACCGCAACCAGTTCCATATTCTGCGGGTTCTTGATCATCTTCATCATCAAATCGGTGCCAATGTTGCCCGACCCGATAATCGCTGCCTTCACTCGTGACATCAGTGTTTCCTTACACAAACGGGCTTAGACAAACCGGGCGACGCAATTGCCAAGCGCGCGGCCGCCTTCGGCCGGGTTCTTGTCGCTCAGGATCATCTCGAAGGTATCGCCTTTCACCGCCGGGGCGAGGGGGACGAGCGAACCGGAAAGGATCACATCGCCCGCATTCAGCGTAACGCCATAGGCGCCCAGCGTGTTGGCCAGCCATGCGACGGCCTGCGCCGGATCGCCCTGAACCGCGTTGCCATACCCTTCGGACAGCGGTTCGCCGTTCTTGGTCACGGCGACATAAAGGCCGGGCAGATCGAATTCGCGCGGATCAAGCCGCGCGTCGCCGATTACATAGACCCCGCACGAGGCGTTGTCGGACACGGTATCAACAATGCTGATTTTCCAGTCGTTGATCCGGCTGTCGACGATTTCGAAGCAGGGGGCGATGCTTTCGGTCGCGGCCATCACGTCAGCGGCAGTGACGCCGGGGCCGTTCAGGCTGTCCTTCAGGATGAAGGCGATTTCCGCCTCTGCGCGCGGTGCGATCAACGCCTTGGCATCGACATCGATATCGCCTTCAACGAACATCCAGTCGGTCAGGAAACCGAAGTCGGGCTGGTGCACGCCCAGCATGTCCTGCACCGCCTTGGACGTAACGCCGATCTTCTTGCCGACGACCTTCTCGCCGTCCTTTACCCGGCGGGCGAGGAAATCGAGGCTGATGGCATAGGCATCGTCAATCGTGAGATCGCTGTCGCGGTCGATCAGCGGGGTGACGGAGCGCCGGCCGCGGAGCGCTTCATAAAGTTCAAGGCCATAGGTTTCGGCTTTGCTCATGACAGGAAATCAATCGAATAGTTGTTGAACTCGGATGCCCGTTCCACCTGCACCCAGTGGCCGCAACGCGCGAATGTGATTGCGCGGACGTCAGGGCAGGCTTCAAGGAACAGGCGGCTGTGCTCTTCCGGGCAGAACTCGTCATTCAGGCCCCAGAATACGAAAATCGGATGCGCAATCTCGCCCAGTCGCGGCCCGAGGTTCGGGGTCTTCATCCGAACCAGCACATCCTTGGGCTGGGTGCTGGCCACGGCGAAGCGTTCGGCCACCAGTTGATCGGAGATCAGATGCGCGGAATCGGGGTGCATCAGGTTGCCGATCAGGCGGCGCTGTTCTTCGAGATTGAAATCCGGGCCGCCAAACCCGGAACGCATTTTTGCGATACCGGGCAGCGTGAAATAGCTGGCCTGTTCGGCGACCGCGCCGGGGGCCATCATGATCAGTTTCTCGCTGAATTCCGGGTGATCCAGCGTCATCTGGATGGCGATTGCGCCGCCCAGTGAGTTGCCGACCAGCGACGCCTTGTCCACGCCGTGCTGACGCAGCGCATCGTAAAGCGTGTCTGTGAAGAGTGCGAGCGTGTAGTCGATGCCTTCGGGCTTCGACGATGCGCCGTAGCCGATAAGATCAGGCAGGATGACACGGAAACCGGCATCGACGAAAGCGTCGATATTGCGCCGGAAATTGGAAGAGCCGGATGCCCCGGGGCCGCTGCCGTGGATGAATACCACGGCAGGGCCGGAACCGGCCTCCTTCAGGTGAATATCGTATCCACCGGCAACGGAATAGGTTGCCTCTTTGAGATCGGCCATCGGGTCTTTCCTTAGAGGAAGGTGAAGCTAGGCGGTTCACCCAGAATGCCGCCGATGACATCGGCCGTGCGGTTGTTCGGATCGTTGGCAACGTGCGCGCGACCGGCGTGCAGGTCAAGCCAGGGCTGGATAACTTCGCTCGACATATAGATCGCGCGGCCACCCAGCAACTTGACCATGTCGTCCGCCAGATCGGCGAGACGCCGGACAACCGAAGCCGAATTGTAGGCGTAAAGCGTACGCTTCTCCATCGGGATCGGTTCACCACGTTCGGCATAGCTCATCAGATCGTCAAAGGTGAGGCGGAGCGTATTTTCCATCTCGGTGATCTGCGCATGGGCGCGGGCAATGGCTTCATGCAGGAACGGATCGGCCTTCGATGCCTTGCCGGTGTTGGTCGACACGCGATTCTGCATAATCGCGATCGCACCGTTGACCACGGCACGGGCGCCACCGAACGCAGCAGTCGAAACGGAACGGGTGAAGACCTGCGCCCAGGGAAGAGTGTAGAGCGGGCCATTATTTTCCTTCTGCCCCGGATTGGTGCAGAGGAAACCATCCACCGAACGGTGGGTGCGATATTCGGGGACGAAGACATCGTCGACAATCACGTCATGGCTGCCGGTGCCCTGAAGGCCGAACACATGCCATGCGTCGCGATCGATAGTGTAATCGCTGCGCGGCAGCAGGAAAGCGCGCATGTCCGGCGGGCCGCCTTCTTCAGCGGGGGGGACCATCGCGCCGAGAATGACCCACTGGCAGTGGACCGAACCGGTTGAGAAGCCCCAGCGGCCGGACAGGCGGAAACCGCCTTCGACGCGGGTTACCTTGCCGACAGGCTGATAGCTGGAAGACGCCAGTATGGACGTGTCCTTGCCCCATACTTCTTCCTGTGCTTCGTTGTGGAACAGCGCGAGTTCATAAGGGTGGCAGCCGACGACGCCGTACATCCAGCCGGTCGACATGCAGCCTTCGGCCAGTGTCTTCTGGACGTCGTAGAACACGTTGGGGTTCATTTCGTAACCGCCCCAGCGCTTCGGCTGGAGAATGCGAAAGAAGCCGGCTTCCTGCATTTCTGCAATTGTTTCAGTCGGCACATCGCGTTCCGCGACACATTTGCGGGCACGTTCCTTAAGCACGGGAACCATCGCGCGGGCGCGCGCAACGAGTTCTTCATGTGTAGGAATGGTGGTGGACGGCACAGCAGAAGCCATCTTTGTGTCTCTCCCAATATAGCTCGAATCAGACAGGGCTTAACGACGAAGCATTCGTAATTTTTTGTGCCATGTGATACGCAAATCGTCAATTGAAAAGCATGTTGGCTTTGGATATGGGTGTTTTCGAATCTGCTATATCCATACCTTATTTCATGTCGCAGAATGCGGCGTCAACATTAGGGAGAGAAGCTGTTGCCGGGCAAGATTGCCGTTGATCTCACAGGATGCGTTGCCATTGTAACGGGTGGTACCCGTGGCATCGGGCGCATCATCGCTGCAACCATGGCCCAGGCGGGGTGCAAGGTCGAAATTTGTGGCCGGAACGAGCCTGCCGATCTGCCTGAAGGCGTGTCCTTTCATGCAGCGGACATCCGCGATCCCGATCAGGCGAAGGCTTTCGTTGATGCTGTGGTGGAAAAGCATGGGCGGCTTGATTTCCTGATCAACAACGCGGGTGGCTCGCCAAATACCGAAGCGGCGACGGCAAGTCCGCGTTTCTTCGATGCGATCATCAAGCTTAACCTCAGTTCCGCCATGTATCTGTCGCAGGCGGCCTATCCGGCCATGAAGGCGCAGGGCGGTGGCAGCATTGTCAACATTGCCAGCGTTTCGGGCATTCGTCCTTCGCCGGGCACTGCGGCCTATGGTGCGGCCAAGGCGGGTCTGCTCAATCTGACGCAAAGCCTTGCGGCCGAGTGGGGGCCTGACAAAATCCGGGTCAATGCTATCATTCTGGGGTTGATGGCCACGGAAACGACCGAGGCGACCTATGGCGATGCCGAGGCGCAGGAAACGCTGGGCAAGGCCATGCCGCTCCAGCGTATGGGGTCGGGCTCGGACGCCGCTGGTGCTGTTATGTGGCTGTGTTCTGACCTTGCCCAATGGGTCAGCGGTGCTCGTGTAAATGTCGATGGTGGCGGCGAACGTCCGTATTTCCTCGAATTGCTGAAAGGAGACTGACGTCATGGGAGTAAAGGCGCTTGGATATGTGATCGTGGAATCCGCAAAAATGGCGGATTGGGATCACTTCATGACCGACGTGGTTGGCGTTATGCGCGGCGATGGCGCGCCGGATGGCGCGGCCTTTTATCGGGTCGATGATCGCCCGTTCCGTTTCTGGATTCGCCCCGGTGCCGATGAACGCTTCATCGCAGCCGGTTACGAAGTTGCGGATGTGGCGGCATTTGATGCGCTCAAGGCCGGAATTGCTGCTGCTGGCCGTCCTGTCGAGGACGGTTCGGCTGAAGACGCGAAAGTACGCGGCGTCACCGCATTCTTCCGCACATCCGATCCGGCTGGCAATGGCCTGGAATTCTTCTACGGCGATACGCGCGATAACGTCGCGTTTGTTTCGCCGATCGGTGTCGAAGGCTTCGTGACGGGCGACATGGGGATGGGGCATGCGGTGTTTGCTGCGCCGAACTATGATGAAACGCATGATTTCTATCGCAATGTCGTCGGTTTCCACGACACCGATATTCCGCGTTTCCATTTCAGCGATGACCCGAACGATCCGGGCATGGGCATGGCGTTCATGCATGCGGACAATGGCCGTCACCACTCGATTGCGATCGGCGAAATGCCGCAGCCGCCGTCGGGTTGTATTCACCTGATGCTCGAAATGAAGAGCATTTCCGATGTGGGCAAGTGCCACGATCGTATGCGTGCGGCCAAGGTGCCGGAAAGCGCGACGCTGGGCCGCCACGTCAACGACCAGACCTTCGGTTTCTACATGCAGACGCCGGGCGGGTTTGACTTGGAGATCGGTACCGATCCTCTGGTGATCGAACCAGAGTCCTGGGAGCCCACCGCTCACCTCCAACCGAGTGAGTGGGGGCATCTGTGGGCCTGGCAAAAGGCCATGGAGGAACAGCAGGGCTAAGCCTCGCTGTTCGCAAGCTGATTTTCTGAAGAAGGTAAGCGAATGTTAGACAAGCGGATGAGCGCGGCGGATATCGTCGCGCAGATAAAGGATGGCATGACCATCGGCATCGGCGGCTGGGGGCCGCGTCGCAAGCCCATGGGGCTTGTGCGCGAACTCCTCCGTTCGGATGTGAAGGACCTCACTGTTGTGGCCTACGGCGGCGCCGATGTCGGCATGCTGTGCGCGGCGGGCAAAGTGAAGAAGCTGATTTTCGCTTTCGTTTCGCTCGACGCCATTCCGCTGGAGCCCTGGTTCCGCAAGGCACGCGAAAATGCTGAAATCGAAGTTCTCGAACTCGACGAAGGCATGTTCCAGTGGGGCCTCAAGGCGGCGGCTTTCGGCCTGCCGTTCCTGCCCACCCGTATCGGTCTCGGCACCGATCTGGCTGAACTTGGCGGTCTCAAGACGGTCAAGTCGCCTTATGACGATGGCGAAACCCTGATCGCCATGCCGGCGCTGAAGCTGGACGTGGCCCTGCTCCACGCCAATCGCAGCGACTGGCGTGGCAACATCCAACTGCTTGGCCCCGATTCATATTACGATGAATGGTTCGCCAAGGCAGCGGCCAAGACCTTCATTTCGTGTGAAGAACTGGTCGACAAGATCGAAGACCATTACGAAGCGGACGTGCACGCCAACGTGATCGAGCGCTGCTTCATCTCGGGCGTGGTGCACATGCAGTATGGTGCGCACCCGACTTCCATGCCCCCGCACTATGGTTGGGACATGAAGGCGTTCAAGGCCTACGCCGCTGCGGCGAAGGATCCGGGCGACTGGGCGGCTGTGGCTGATCGTTTCGTGGGTGCGAGCGAAGAAGCCTATCTGGAAAGCATTGGCGGAAAGGAGGCGGTGGCGGGTCTTCCGTTGCCGATATTCTGATGACTGACGTATCTTTGACTGAACTGTGCATCGTTGCATGCTCGGAAGCTTTCCGTAACAATGGTGAAATCCTTGCCAGCGGCGTTGGCCCCGTGCCGCGCCTGGCGGCTGGTCTTGCCAAGCTGACGCACGGCCCGGAACTGATGATGACCGATAGCGAAGCCTATCTGGTCGAACAGCCCGTGCCGATCGGTCCGCGTGGTTATGACGATCGCAAGCGTTCGGGTTATCTGCCGTTCTCGCGCTTCTTCGACAGCGCGGTATGGACCGGCCGTCGTCACGCTATGGTGACGCCGACCCAGCTCGACCGTTTTGGCCAGATCAACCTGTCCTTCATGGGCGGTACCTACGACAAGCCGAAGACGCAGATGCTGGGTGTGCGCGGGTTCCCGGGCAACACGATCTACCACATCAACTCGTTCTTCTTCCCCGCACACAGCGCACGCGTGTTTGTGCCGGGCGAAGTCGATATGATTTCGGGTGTGGGTTACAATCCGGCCAAGCGCGTGGCGGGCGGCAACTACTCGGGCGTTGACCTGCGTGTCATCGTCACGAACCTTGCCGTGATGGATTTCGGTGGCAAGGACAACGCCATTCGCGTCGTCTCGTTGCACCCGGGTGTGACGTTCGAGGAAGTGCAGGAAGCCACCGGCTTCGAACTGGAGAAGGGCGATCTTGCAGAGACCCCGATGCCGACTGCAGAACAGCTCGAAATCATCGCACAGCTTGATCCGCACAACATTCGTGCGACCGTGATCAAGGACAACCCGCCGGCGAAAAGGACTGCATGATGCAAGCAGCGAAGCCCGTACTCGAGGGATTTTTCACGACCGGCGATAAACCGGCCCTTCTGGGGTCGCGCTGTGTCAAATGCGGCACGTTCTACTTCCCGGCTGTGGAAGGGTTCTGCCGTAATCCCGACTGTGACTGTTCGCAGTTTGAAGGCGTTGAGCTTTCACGAACGGGCAAGCTGTGGTCCTTTACCAATGCCTGCTACAAGCCGCCGGAGCCGTATATCGCGAAAGAGCCGTTCGAGCCTTACGCGATTGCGGCTGTCGAACTCGAAAAAGAGAAGATGATCGTCCTCGGCCAAGTGGTCGAGGGCGTCGGCGTCGAGCAGCTCAAGGCTGGTCTCGAAATGGAACTTGTCATCGAAACCATCCCCGATGCGGTGGAACCCGAAGGCAAGCTGACCTGGAAGTGGAAGCCCGTGGCATGACGCAGGAAATCGCAATTATCGGCGCGGGTATGCACCCCTGGGGCAAATGGGGCCGCAAGTTCACCGAATATGGCGTCGAAGCCGCGCGCGAGGCACTGGCGGATGCCGGTATCGCTTGGACTGATGTAGACTTCGTTTCGGGTGCAGCCACGATGCGCTGCGGCTATCCCGGCTATGTTGCTGGCGCCACGTTCGCGCAGGCGCTCGGCTGGCAGGGCGCTGAAGTGAACACCAGCTATGCCGCCTGTGCATCGGGTTCGCAGGCACTGGCCGCTGCACGCGCCAAGATTCTGTCGGGTCAGGCCGAAGTTGCTCTGGTCATCGGTGCAGATACGACGCCGAAGGGCTTCCTCGCCCCGGCAAAGGGGGAACGCCCCGACGATCCCGATTGGGTCCGTTTCCGCGTTGGCATCACCAATCCCACCTATTTCGCGCTCTATGCGCGCCGCCGGATGGAAATCTACGGCGATACGCAGGAAGATTTCGCGCGGGTCAAAGTGAAGAACGCCGAACACGGCTTCACCAATCCCAAGGCGCGGTATCGCAAGCAGTTTACCATGGAAGACGTGGCGGCGTCCGCGATGGTCGCCGATCCGCTGCGGCTGATGGATATCTGCGCGACATCCGATGGCGGCGCGGCGCTGATCGTGTGCAGCCTGGATTATGCCCGCAAGATCGGCAAGGCGAACGCCCCGCGTGTTGCCGCGATTTCGACAGTGACGCCGACGTTTGCTTCGGCTGTGATCGAAATGCCCGATCTGGCGACGGATAGCGCAGTGGCGATGGATGCGCACAGTTTCCGCGCCGCTCTGCCGCGCAAGGCCTACGAAGAAGCCGGGATTGGCCCTGAAGACATTTCTGTTGCCGAAGTCTACGACCTTTCGACCGCGCTCGAAATGGACTGGATGGAAGATCTCCAGCTTTGCGCGCGCGGTGATGCGGCGGGGCTGGTCCGTGACGGTGCGACGCGTATCGGCGGACGTATCCCGATCAATCCCTCCGGTGGTCTGGCCTGCTTTGGCGAAGCGGTTCCGGCACAGGCGATCGCGCAGGTTTGCGAACTGACCTGGCAGCTGCGCGGCCAGTCGGGCGATCGACAGGTGCAGGGCGCGAAAGTTGGTATCACGGCAAACCAGGGCTTGTTCGGCCACGGATCGTCGGTGATTGTGAAGGCTTGATCGAGAAGACAGCCGCAGGGCATTCGAACGTCCTGCGGCCTGGAGAAATTCATGAACGAACTGGATCGCCTGGTCGAAACGCCCAAGGCTGATATCGTTTACGAAACTGACGAGCCCGTCCGCTATGAAGTGGTCGGGCCGGTTGCGCATATCATCCTCAACCGCCCGCAGTTTAACAACGCGCAAAACAGCCAGATGACATATGCGCTGGATGCCGCGTTTCGCCGTGCCGTTGATGACGATGCGGTGCGTGCGATCGTGCTGCGTGGGGAAGGGAAACACTTTTCCGCCGGACACGATATCGGCACGCCGGGCCGCGATGTGACCGCCAGTTGGGACCGGGTTGGCCTGTTCCCCGATCACACCAACAAGCCGGGTGTCGAATTCCTCTACACGCGTGAGCATGAGGTCTACCTCACCATGTGCCGCCGGTGGCGCGATGTGCCCAAGCCGACGATTGCCGCGGTGCAGGGGGCCTGCGTTGCAGGTGGGCTGATGCTGGCCTGGGTCTGCGATATCATCGTTGCGACCGATGATGCCTTTTTCCAGGACCCGGTGAACCGCATGGGGATTCCCGGCGTGGAATACTTTGCACACGGTTTCGAACTGCCGCCGCGCATCGCCAAGGAATTTATCCTGCTGGGCGAACGTCTTCCGGCGGAACGGGCCTACAATTTCGGCATGGTCAATCGTCTGACCACGCGTGAAAACCTGCTGAACGATGTGCAGCAGTTGGGTGAGGAGCTGGCCAGCCGTCCGCGTCTCGGCAACTGGCTGACCAAGCAGGCGCTTAATCACGTCGAGGAACTGCGGGGCAAGCGCAGCGCCACTGACGCTCATTTCCACATGCATCACTTCGCCCATGCGCAGAGCGACCTGCTCTCGTCGAACAGCCTCGGCGGCATGGATGCGAAGTCGATGGCCGCAGCGAACAAGTCTGCCGCCAAGAATACGGATAGCGAATAATGAACAACGCATTGAACACGATTTTGGTGGAACGTCTGGGCTGCCGCGTGCCGATCATCCAGACGGCGATGGGCTGGGTGGCGGAACCGAGCCTGGTGATCGGATCGTCCAATGCCGGTGCGTTCGGGTTTCTTGGCGCGGCGGTGATGACGCCGGATGAAGCGCGTGAGAAGCTGCTGCAGGTGCGCCGCGGCACGGACCGTCCGTTCGGGGTGAACTTCCATTCGTTCCAGCCCGGCGCGGACAAGATCGTCGACCTGATCATCGAAAACAAGGATCAGGTGCGTGCGGTCAGTTTCGGGCGTGGCCCGAACGCCAAGATGATCGGCCGCTTCCGCGATGCGGGCATCCTGTGCATTCCGACCGTGGGTGCGGTGAAACACGCGCAGAAAATGGTCGAACTGGGTGTTGACATGGTCAGCGTGCAGGGCGGCGAAGGCGGTGGGCATACCGGTTCGGTGCCGACCACGGTGTTGTTGCCGCAAGTGCTTGATACCGTGCAGGTGCCGGTGATCGCCAGCGGGGGATTCGCCGACGGGCGCGGTCTGGCGGCGGCGCTGGCCTATGGCGCGGTGGGCATTGCCATGGGTACCCGTTTCCTGCTGACCAAGGAAAGCCCGGTTCCCGATACCACCAAGGGCGAATATCTGCGCGCCTCGACCGACGGGATCGTGCTGACCACCAAGCTCGACGGCATTCCGCAGCGCATGGTCCGTTCGAAACTGATGGATCGCATCGAAAAGTCCGGCAAGCTGGGCATGTGGGGCCGCGCGATCGAAGCCAGCCTTGCGATGAAGAAGCAGACCGGCGCATCGTGGATCGAACTGATCAAGTCGGCCAAGGGCATGACCTCGCATGGCGCCATGCCGCTGAAGCAGGCGATGATGGCCGCGACCATGCCGATGCTGATCCAGAAGGCTGTCGTGGACGGCGATATCGAGAACGGCGTCATGGCCACCGGCGTGGTGGGCGGACGCATCAATGAAATTCCGAGCTGCCAGGAACTGATCGACCGGATCGTGGCCGAGGCGGACGAACGTTTGCAGGCACTGTGCGCCGCTGGCGCGTGAGGAGATAGAGATGCCGATTACAACGACCATCAAGGACCGCATCGCCGAAATCGTCTTCGACGTGCCGCCGGTCAATGCATTCGACAGCGCCACCTGGATGTCGATCCCCGGGATCATCAACGAGGCCGCCCGCAATCCGGACGTGAACGTCATCCTGATCCGTGCCGAAGGGCGCGGGTTCTGCGGTGGTGTGGACATCAAGGAAATGCAGGCGCACCCCGAACGGATCACGATCCTGAACCGTGGTAACTATCTGACGTTCAAAGCTATTCACGAAGCGGAAATTCCCGTTGTGGTCGCCGTGCACAAGTTTGTGATCGGCGGTGGCATTGGCATTTGCGGCGGGTCGGATACGATCATCGCGGCCGACGATGCCTACTTCTCGCTGCCCGAAGTTGACCGCGGCGCGATGGGTGGGGCAAGCCACATGTCGCGTATGCTGCCGTTGCACAAAGTGCGCGCAGCCTTCTTCACTGGCGGCAACATTCCGGCGCAGGAAGCCTATCGTCTGGGCGCGGTTGAAAAGGTCGTGCCCCGTGCCGATCTCGAAACCGAAGCGCGCGAATTCTGCAAGGTGATCGCATCCAAGTCGCGCAAGGCGCTGGTCATCGCCAAGGAAGCGCTGAACGGTCTCGAAGCGCGCGACGTTGATCGCGGTTATCGTTGGGAACAGGGCTTCACGCTCGAAATGTACATGCACGAAGACAGCCAGAAGGCGCGTGACGCTTTCGTGGAAACCGGCAAGGCAGCGTCGTTCTGATGGATCTTACCTACACTCCCGAACAGCAGGCATTCCGCGCGGAAGTGCGGGCCTGGCTCGAAGCGCATGTCCCGGCACAGCCGCTGGAACATTACGACGCCACGCGCGAAGGATTCGAAGCCCACCGCCAGTGGGAAGCGACGCTGAAGCAGGGCGATTGGGGCATGGTGACCTGGCCGAAGGAATATGGCGGCCGGGGCGTGGACCTGATCCAGTGGCTGATTTTCGAGGAAGAATACTACCGCGCCGGGGCGCCCGGCCGCGTCAACCAGAACGGTATTTTCCTGCTGGGTCCGACGCTGATGGAATTCGGCACGCACGAACAGAAGGCCCGGTTCCTCCCCCCGATGGCCTCGGGTGAGGAAATCTGGGCCCAGGCATGGTCCGAACCGCAGGCCGGCAGCGATCTTGCCGGGGTGCGCGCCACGGCCGTGCGCGATGGTGACGAATATGTGCTGAACGGCCACAAGATCTGGTCGAGCCGCGCGGTCTTCGCGGACTGGGCTTTCGGCCTGTTCCGCGCACCGGGCACCGAACGCCACCATGGGATGAGCCTGATTTTCTTCCCGCTCAATGCGCCGGGCGTGACCGTGAATGCGATCAAGAAGATCAACGGCCATGTCGGTTTTGCAGAAATCTTCCTGGAAGACGTCCGCGTTCCCGCGTTCAATCGCCTCGGTGATGAAGGGCAGGGCTGGCATATCTGTATGGCGACAGCCGGTTTTGAACGCGGTCTGATGCTGCGTTCGCCCGCCCGCTATCAGGTCGCGGCGGCCCGGCTTGCCGAACTGTGGGAAGCCAACAGGGATAGCGCTGATCCGGCACTCGAAGCCGATGTCGTGCGCGCGTTCATGAATGCGGAAGCTTATGCTCTGAACATTTACCAGACGGCGTCGCGCCTGATGGCAGGGGCGAAAATCGGGCCGGAAGCATCGACCAACAAGATCTTCTGGTCGGAAATGGACATCCATCTGACGGAAACCGCACTGGGCATTCTTGGCCCGCAGGCGGAACTGACGCAGGAAGCGCCCGATGCGGCCTCCTACGACTGGATGGATGATTATATCTT
This genomic window from Caenibius tardaugens NBRC 16725 contains:
- a CDS encoding lipid-transfer protein gives rise to the protein MTQEIAIIGAGMHPWGKWGRKFTEYGVEAAREALADAGIAWTDVDFVSGAATMRCGYPGYVAGATFAQALGWQGAEVNTSYAACASGSQALAAARAKILSGQAEVALVIGADTTPKGFLAPAKGERPDDPDWVRFRVGITNPTYFALYARRRMEIYGDTQEDFARVKVKNAEHGFTNPKARYRKQFTMEDVAASAMVADPLRLMDICATSDGGAALIVCSLDYARKIGKANAPRVAAISTVTPTFASAVIEMPDLATDSAVAMDAHSFRAALPRKAYEEAGIGPEDISVAEVYDLSTALEMDWMEDLQLCARGDAAGLVRDGATRIGGRIPINPSGGLACFGEAVPAQAIAQVCELTWQLRGQSGDRQVQGAKVGITANQGLFGHGSSVIVKA
- a CDS encoding enoyl-CoA hydratase family protein, producing MPITTTIKDRIAEIVFDVPPVNAFDSATWMSIPGIINEAARNPDVNVILIRAEGRGFCGGVDIKEMQAHPERITILNRGNYLTFKAIHEAEIPVVVAVHKFVIGGGIGICGGSDTIIAADDAYFSLPEVDRGAMGGASHMSRMLPLHKVRAAFFTGGNIPAQEAYRLGAVEKVVPRADLETEAREFCKVIASKSRKALVIAKEALNGLEARDVDRGYRWEQGFTLEMYMHEDSQKARDAFVETGKAASF
- a CDS encoding enoyl-CoA hydratase; its protein translation is MNELDRLVETPKADIVYETDEPVRYEVVGPVAHIILNRPQFNNAQNSQMTYALDAAFRRAVDDDAVRAIVLRGEGKHFSAGHDIGTPGRDVTASWDRVGLFPDHTNKPGVEFLYTREHEVYLTMCRRWRDVPKPTIAAVQGACVAGGLMLAWVCDIIVATDDAFFQDPVNRMGIPGVEYFAHGFELPPRIAKEFILLGERLPAERAYNFGMVNRLTTRENLLNDVQQLGEELASRPRLGNWLTKQALNHVEELRGKRSATDAHFHMHHFAHAQSDLLSSNSLGGMDAKSMAAANKSAAKNTDSE
- a CDS encoding NAD(P)H-dependent flavin oxidoreductase; protein product: MNNALNTILVERLGCRVPIIQTAMGWVAEPSLVIGSSNAGAFGFLGAAVMTPDEAREKLLQVRRGTDRPFGVNFHSFQPGADKIVDLIIENKDQVRAVSFGRGPNAKMIGRFRDAGILCIPTVGAVKHAQKMVELGVDMVSVQGGEGGGHTGSVPTTVLLPQVLDTVQVPVIASGGFADGRGLAAALAYGAVGIAMGTRFLLTKESPVPDTTKGEYLRASTDGIVLTTKLDGIPQRMVRSKLMDRIEKSGKLGMWGRAIEASLAMKKQTGASWIELIKSAKGMTSHGAMPLKQAMMAATMPMLIQKAVVDGDIENGVMATGVVGGRINEIPSCQELIDRIVAEADERLQALCAAGA
- a CDS encoding acyl-CoA dehydrogenase; amino-acid sequence: MDLTYTPEQQAFRAEVRAWLEAHVPAQPLEHYDATREGFEAHRQWEATLKQGDWGMVTWPKEYGGRGVDLIQWLIFEEEYYRAGAPGRVNQNGIFLLGPTLMEFGTHEQKARFLPPMASGEEIWAQAWSEPQAGSDLAGVRATAVRDGDEYVLNGHKIWSSRAVFADWAFGLFRAPGTERHHGMSLIFFPLNAPGVTVNAIKKINGHVGFAEIFLEDVRVPAFNRLGDEGQGWHICMATAGFERGLMLRSPARYQVAAARLAELWEANRDSADPALEADVVRAFMNAEAYALNIYQTASRLMAGAKIGPEASTNKIFWSEMDIHLTETALGILGPQAELTQEAPDAASYDWMDDYIFSLAGPIYAGSNEIQRNIIAERMLGLPRK